In a genomic window of Bacillus thermozeamaize:
- a CDS encoding oxidoreductase, whose amino-acid sequence MKRVHLEVIGQVCPFPLVEAEQAMKQLEPDDELVIDFDCTQATDSLPHWAVKNGHEVTLFEQTGDAQWRIAIRKRRA is encoded by the coding sequence ATGAAGCGGGTTCATCTGGAAGTGATTGGGCAGGTTTGCCCGTTCCCCCTGGTGGAAGCGGAACAGGCGATGAAGCAGCTGGAGCCGGACGATGAGCTGGTGATCGACTTCGATTGCACGCAGGCGACGGACAGCCTGCCGCATTGGGCGGTCAAAAACGGGCATGAGGTGACCCTTTTTGAGCAGACCGGCGATGCCCAGTGGCGAATCGCCATCCGAAAAAGAAGGGCGTAG